One window from the genome of Hippocampus zosterae strain Florida chromosome 7, ASM2543408v3, whole genome shotgun sequence encodes:
- the LOC127603273 gene encoding mucin-13-like isoform X1, whose protein sequence is MAPEMKLAFVLCLFATYAVQRVVLNPTNLTASEPANSTEPAQSTTPGQNHSTHSTVSVSPPTIPLPTENPDICARQPCPAGSTCQVRANQTRVCLCMAGDYYDEDSRRCETAKVFPGQLQVPGIEFEKDMGIKTSLAFQRAAEQISDEIGSLFNESSGYSRSIVLELKQLGNAKGRVGAGVGASVEMVFQTWARVKTRDIEKVVAEASECDACLLANSNFTYTSLCTKQPCDEKTATCSAGDDGNFLCRCSEAYVMTDYSHRACVACPSGQTSNGTRQCIDCPFGYSGFNCAESWKLALVIVASVLGGLLLIAVAVLIVMSARSPKKTSKRKNDPDTGKPDVIHFSDKHPLVTSRPTNGREPPAKTEPAAAVKPFAGVGAPRIPRATAASAWDGENGLEMTPSNSRHGSVAQGRTLWRNDNLEDTNGGPYSRPRNHTDPYAQTRPLSNPYSESRSLNNPYARNQGQNNPNFSHDDEMPFNY, encoded by the exons ATGGCGCCAGAAATGAAACTTGCTTTTGTCCTTTGCCTCTTTGCTACCT ATGCAGTTCAGCGCGTCGTACTGAACCCAACAAATCTAACCGCATCCGAGCCGGCAAATTCGACCGAGCCGGCTCAATCGACCACCCCTGGCCAAAACCATTCCACGCACTCAACCGTTTCTGTCAGTCCACCAACAATTCCTCTGCCCACAGAGAATCCAG ACATATGCGCGCGACAGCCGTGTCCCGCCGGAAGCACGTGCCAGGTCCGTGCCAATCAAACCCGGGTTTGCTTATGTATGGCTGGCGATTACTACGACGAGGACAGCCGGCGTTGTGAGACTG cCAAGGTCTTTCCCGGACAACTGCAAGTGCCTGGAATAGAATTCGAAAAGGACATGGGAATCAAAACATCGCTGGCATTTCAACGTGCCGCGGAGCAAATTTCTGATGAG ATTGGTTCCCTTTTCAATGAGAGTTCTGGCTACTCGCGTTCGATTGTGTTGGAACTCAA GCAATTGGGAAATGCAAAAGGACGAGTCGGGGCCGGCGTCGGCGCCTCCGTGGAGATGGTCTTCCAGACGTGGGCTCGAGTCAAAACACGGGACATTGAGAAAGTCGTCGCCGAAGCCTCCGAATGCGACGCGTGTCTTCTGGCAAATTCCAATTTCACAT ACACGAGCCTGTGTACGAAGCAACCCTGCGATGAGAAAACGGCGACATGTTCAGCGGGAGACGATGGAAATTTCCTCTGCCGCTGTTCCGAAGCTTACGTCATGACGGACTACAGTCACAGAGCGTGCGTTG CTTGTCCAAGTGGTCAGACCTCCAACGGAACTCGGCAATGTATCGA TTGCCCTTTTGGGTATTCAGGGTTTAATTGCGCCGAAT CATGGAAGCTCGCTTTGGTGATCGTCGCCTCGGTGCTCGGGGGACTGCTGCTCATCGCGGTCGCCGTACTCATCGTCATGTCCGCCCG ATCTCCAAAGAAGACCTCCAAGAGAAAGAACGATCCCGACACCGGGAAACCCGACGTGATCCACTTCTCCGATAAGCATCCCCTGGTGACGAGCCGGCCGACCAACGGGCGGGAACCCCCGGCCAAGACCGAGCCGGCCGCGGCCGTCAAACCGTTTGCCGGCGTAGGGGCGCCCAGGATCCCGCGGGCCACGGCGGCCAGCGCCTGGGACGGCGAGAACGGCCTGGAGATGACGCCGAGCAATAGCCGCCACGGCTCGGTGGCTCAGGGCAGAACTTTG TGGCGCAATGACAACTTGGAGGACACGAACGGCGGTCCGTACTCGCGGCCCCGCAACCACACCGACCCGTACGCCCAAACCCGGCCCTTGAGCAACCCTTACTCGGAATCCCGATCCCTCAACAACCCTTACGCTCGGAACCAAGGCCAGAACAACCCAAACTTCTCACATGACGACGAAATGCCATTCAACTACTGA
- the LOC127603273 gene encoding mucin-13-like isoform X2 encodes MKLAFVLCLFATYAVQRVVLNPTNLTASEPANSTEPAQSTTPGQNHSTHSTVSVSPPTIPLPTENPDICARQPCPAGSTCQVRANQTRVCLCMAGDYYDEDSRRCETAKVFPGQLQVPGIEFEKDMGIKTSLAFQRAAEQISDEIGSLFNESSGYSRSIVLELKQLGNAKGRVGAGVGASVEMVFQTWARVKTRDIEKVVAEASECDACLLANSNFTYTSLCTKQPCDEKTATCSAGDDGNFLCRCSEAYVMTDYSHRACVACPSGQTSNGTRQCIDCPFGYSGFNCAESWKLALVIVASVLGGLLLIAVAVLIVMSARSPKKTSKRKNDPDTGKPDVIHFSDKHPLVTSRPTNGREPPAKTEPAAAVKPFAGVGAPRIPRATAASAWDGENGLEMTPSNSRHGSVAQGRTLWRNDNLEDTNGGPYSRPRNHTDPYAQTRPLSNPYSESRSLNNPYARNQGQNNPNFSHDDEMPFNY; translated from the exons ATGAAACTTGCTTTTGTCCTTTGCCTCTTTGCTACCT ATGCAGTTCAGCGCGTCGTACTGAACCCAACAAATCTAACCGCATCCGAGCCGGCAAATTCGACCGAGCCGGCTCAATCGACCACCCCTGGCCAAAACCATTCCACGCACTCAACCGTTTCTGTCAGTCCACCAACAATTCCTCTGCCCACAGAGAATCCAG ACATATGCGCGCGACAGCCGTGTCCCGCCGGAAGCACGTGCCAGGTCCGTGCCAATCAAACCCGGGTTTGCTTATGTATGGCTGGCGATTACTACGACGAGGACAGCCGGCGTTGTGAGACTG cCAAGGTCTTTCCCGGACAACTGCAAGTGCCTGGAATAGAATTCGAAAAGGACATGGGAATCAAAACATCGCTGGCATTTCAACGTGCCGCGGAGCAAATTTCTGATGAG ATTGGTTCCCTTTTCAATGAGAGTTCTGGCTACTCGCGTTCGATTGTGTTGGAACTCAA GCAATTGGGAAATGCAAAAGGACGAGTCGGGGCCGGCGTCGGCGCCTCCGTGGAGATGGTCTTCCAGACGTGGGCTCGAGTCAAAACACGGGACATTGAGAAAGTCGTCGCCGAAGCCTCCGAATGCGACGCGTGTCTTCTGGCAAATTCCAATTTCACAT ACACGAGCCTGTGTACGAAGCAACCCTGCGATGAGAAAACGGCGACATGTTCAGCGGGAGACGATGGAAATTTCCTCTGCCGCTGTTCCGAAGCTTACGTCATGACGGACTACAGTCACAGAGCGTGCGTTG CTTGTCCAAGTGGTCAGACCTCCAACGGAACTCGGCAATGTATCGA TTGCCCTTTTGGGTATTCAGGGTTTAATTGCGCCGAAT CATGGAAGCTCGCTTTGGTGATCGTCGCCTCGGTGCTCGGGGGACTGCTGCTCATCGCGGTCGCCGTACTCATCGTCATGTCCGCCCG ATCTCCAAAGAAGACCTCCAAGAGAAAGAACGATCCCGACACCGGGAAACCCGACGTGATCCACTTCTCCGATAAGCATCCCCTGGTGACGAGCCGGCCGACCAACGGGCGGGAACCCCCGGCCAAGACCGAGCCGGCCGCGGCCGTCAAACCGTTTGCCGGCGTAGGGGCGCCCAGGATCCCGCGGGCCACGGCGGCCAGCGCCTGGGACGGCGAGAACGGCCTGGAGATGACGCCGAGCAATAGCCGCCACGGCTCGGTGGCTCAGGGCAGAACTTTG TGGCGCAATGACAACTTGGAGGACACGAACGGCGGTCCGTACTCGCGGCCCCGCAACCACACCGACCCGTACGCCCAAACCCGGCCCTTGAGCAACCCTTACTCGGAATCCCGATCCCTCAACAACCCTTACGCTCGGAACCAAGGCCAGAACAACCCAAACTTCTCACATGACGACGAAATGCCATTCAACTACTGA
- the LOC127603237 gene encoding zinc finger protein 281-like: MSIIQDKIGNEFLRNGGMDPNFAPGMLMFSHLPPVTSFTRLTSQSVMGDLPQEMVLKKERDSPPEHQSAGAGGFLHSMGIKQERLSELDYRMPLYGGGVPMNCAGAGKSGGDVPDMSYGNHHQNHHNMLLHDLGQSNVRSLGEAMSGRAAKEPKDASAKRGRRTNGDGQGGKARRKRGDAAKAAMSDADGACLSPNSKPHICEHCNAAFRSSYHLRRHVLIHTGERPFRCSQCNMSFIQKYLLQRHEKIHSGEKPFSCDQCNMRFIQKYHMERHKRTHSGEKPYRCDTCQQFFSRTDRLLKHKRTCGEAIKKGLDPNMLELGDGELGQGSYSLTQGNASTSGRKRARAKNGEGGERKRKKNAAAAAARDVSLQDYGMEQPSGSAPKLLFKKAGRKALEKGLLSLQDGADGQKPSGQKASPLDHVDASGLDNMALLQGGGANKQGLGPGGGGSNYDDAMQFVKKRRYLHAVNSDYGALHMASQGGGVIQVSLGPEPTLAMLDASPLELKHDKSGIPDEVLQSLLDHYSHKPDGGHQHQQHHDVAFDLSDHPHHVDLQPAAPVTPELEDDAGAGGDKTAVMSEYSKFLLQALERTSHSGPFAGLGAAGPFPLLCSGSSPTGPLFADKHVYGASPLDCGYPAAVSSPLPVVAPSSASSSSSSSAAAASSKSHYGLLVGSPSQAGFHLTLEPAGHQQLTPSQELTEQLEKQHSPGTFGLPPQDLSAQAEGSKGRRAKAGGSAAPAAAASGYSDLNPPKESSTYQIENFAQAFGSQFKSGRRTPLSYGGDPGAEVDHRIRTPVSEFSGFTSLLADVTEPVSTGSKTPTSQSFR, from the exons ATGAGTATTATCCAAGACAAGATCGGCAATGAGTTTTTGCGCAACGGCGGCATGGACCCCAACTTTGCGCCCGGCATGCTCATGTTCAGCCACCTGCCGCCCGTCACCAGCTTCACGCGGCTCACCTCGCAGTCGGTCATGGGCGACCTCCCGCAGGAGATGGTCCTCAAGAAGGAGCGCGACTCGCCCCCCGAGCACCAGAGCGCCGGTGCGGGGGGCTTCCTCCACAGCATGGGCATCAAGCAGGAGCGGCTCAGCGAGCTGGACTATCGCATGCCCCTCTATGGCGGCGGCGTGCCGATGAACTGCGCCGGCGCGGGGAAGAGCGGCGGCGACGTGCCGGACATGTCTTACGGCAACCACCACCAGAATCACCACAACATGCTCCTGCACGACCTCGGCCAAAGCAACGTGCGCTCTCTCGGGGAAGCG ATGTCGGGGCGAGCGGCGAAAGAGCCAAAAGACGCCTCGGCCAAGAGAGGGAGGAGGACCAACGGCGACGGACAGGGCGGCAAAGCCCGGAGGAAACGCGGCGACGCCGCAAAG GCGGCGATGTCGGACGCCGACGGGGCCTGCCTGTCCCCCAACTCCAAACCGCACATCTGCGAGCACTGTAACGCCGCCTTCCGCAGCTCCTACCACTTGCGCAGACACGTGCTCATACACACAG GTGAGAGGCCTTTCCGGTGCAGTCAGTGTAACATGAGCTTCATTCAGAAGTACCTGCTCCAGCGGCACGAGAAGATCCACAGCG GAGAGAAGCCTTTCAGCTGCGACCAGTGCAACATGCGTTTCATCCAGAAGTACCACATGGAGCGCCACAAGCGGACGCACAGCGGCGAGAAGCCGTACCGATGCGATACATGCCAGCAA tttttctcaAGAACCGACCGGTTACTGAAGCACAAGCGGACTTGCGGAGAAGCCATAAAGAAGGGCCTGGACCCCAACATGCTGGAGCTGGGCGACGGCGAGCTGGGCCAGGGCAGCTACTCACTCACTCAGGGAAACGCCAGCACCTCCGGCCGCAAGCGGGCCAGGGCCAAAAACGGAGAAGGCGGCGAGCGCAAGAGGAAGAagaacgcggcggcggcggcggcgcgcgaCGTGAGCCTGCAGGACTACGGCATGGAGCAGCCCTCGGGCTCGGCCCCCAAATTGCTCTTCAAAAAAGCCGGCCGCAAGGCTTTGGAGAAGGGCCTCCTTTCTCTCCAAGACGGCGCCGACGGCCAAAAGCCCTCGGGCCAGAAAGCCAGCCCCCTGGATCACGTGGATGCTTCGGGGCTGGACAACATGGCTCTGCTCCAGGGGGGCGGGGCCAACAAGCAGGGTCTGGgtcccggcggcggcggcagcaacTACGACGACGCTATGCAGTTTGTGAAAAAGCGGCGATACCTCCACGCCGTCAACAGCGACTACGGAGCGCTCCACATGGCGTCGCAGGGGGGCGGCGTGATCCAGGTTTCCCTGGGCCCCGAACCCACGCTGGCCATGCTGGACGCGTCCCCCCTGGAACTCAAGCACGACAAGTCGGGCATCCCAGACGAGGTTCTGCAAAGCCTGCTGGACCACTACAGCCACAAGCCGGACGGGGGGCACCAGCACCAGCAGCACCACGACGTGGCCTTCGACCTGTCGGACCACCCGCACCACGTGGACCTCCAGCCGGCGGCGCCCGTCACCCCCGAGCTGGAGGACGACGCGGGCGCCGGGGGCGATAAAACGGCGGTGATGAGCGAGTACTCCAAGTTTCTCCTGCAGGCCCTGGAGCGCACCAGCCACAGCGGGCCCTTCGCCGGCCTGGGCGCCGCGGGGCCCTTCCCGCTCCTGTGCAGCGGCTCCAGTCCCACGGGGCCGCTGTTCGCCGACAAGCACGTGTACGGTGCGTCGCCGCTGGACTGCGGCTACCCGGCCGCCGTCTCCTCGCCGCTGCCCGTCGTCGCGCCCtcgtccgcctcctcctcctcctcgtcctcggccgccgccgcctcgtccAAGTCCCACTACGGCCTGCTGGTGGGCTCCCCCTCCCAGGCGGGCTTCCACCTCACGCTGGAGCCGGCCGGCCACCAGCAGCTCACGCCGTCTCAGGAGCTGACGGAGCAGCTGGAGAAGCAGCACTCGCCCGGCACCTTTGGCCTCCCTCCCCAGGATCTGAGCGCCCAGGCGGAAGGCTCCAAGGGGCGACGGGCCAAGGCCGGAGGGagcgccgcccccgccgccgccgcttccgGCTACTCGGACCTGAACCCCCCGAAAGAATCGTCCACGTACCAGATTGAGAATTTCGCCCAGGCCTTCGGCTCCCAGTTCAAGTCGGGACGCCGCACCCCTCTGAGCTACGGCGGCGACCCCGGCGCCGAGGTGGACCACAGAATACGGACGCCGGTCTCAGAGTTCTCAGGGTTTACCAGCTTGTTAGCTGACGTCACTGAGCCGGTGAGTACGGGATCAAAAACCCCGACAAGCCAAAGTTTCAGATAA
- the svild gene encoding supervillin, translating into MDAVDTLQSSAPETKAERIARYKAERRRELAERYGAPDESASKYVRGRERKIAESKETAAEEEEKREDGGSEPTDAGRGPERPVDGKADGGADKSAFLKRGAREASQSELQPSAETSTHMRHVGADDTDESEVERKTWDRPTPTAQMSEKDRRDASGDRVKRRQSRDGDGLESPSRQKMQEEDAVEGPWSRERREGTRTPSPQRQDSGPRGIKGILKKSRSASVESDQSEAAALPLSAVTHGSPESRDADERRRVDDSSPDEVADEVADEGDFGGSEEMRSPSPDESPDATSSVSEGDSSDGSRGSSAKLRLAEFSGGDGQKREWSKKPKPSEVIQTSLADRFSRLHRAEDAWKKKKSSVDASPKMSLAERMKILKDKEEQWKNKGKGAANDSVQFTVAGRMAKKGLVSETVKGESRLAPVKKSSAAAPAKPLEEISSRADVKVEGDKRLDKLESFLDKLHSQGVGKSATSTIQVTAEAEKEVMALDDDETFGSFFASVSLSAPRDAVVTQEDLSRVRADAPKLTSAVAQHRRAVRPYRKYRGSRNPLRALAARSDIRRAYTEQRLNIANVESKRIQVERMAKHSNMADAALAGLASKENFRKVNLRSVKSTEVVTNNSALPFNKLMLIRIKGRRHVQVRLVEPTSKSLNSGDCFLLITPKHCFVWSGEFANVIEKAKAAEMAAFVQAERDLGCKACQVTVLEEGVNADGKSAKDFWSLLGGRSPYAGAGEPEEDELYESGVLDSNGVYGLRGDKLVPHQDAWASIPSVTLLHSKEVLVFDFGGEVYVWTGKDVPLGDRKVAVKLAKQLYAGSYDYSSCRVNPLDASCADGRVPQRGEGRPSWTLFGRLSEHNETSLFREKFLDWAERGKDEAAVAEELKSPVRSAPDPDLRPCDAGALLRNEPPPLSAFLEGVDVQRGRGTVRTEDGRRAELSTVAVDAWHIKEYGEEEEVPPESLGQLHQGDAYIIRWKYSITALVGKRQKPGELSAGPAGRERTACFFWQGLRSGVGEKGTSALKTVELGGFGGSQVLVSQGKEPPCFLQLFQGGLIIHKGGRDDPLNGWEGWRLFCVRGEAEAEATLLEVECHGASLRSRAVLVLLHAPQARLYVWHGCKAHVGARRVAKKAVERLSQGCPPELGLSGGDGGRVKVEEVEEGSEPAEFKKVLGLQDRKSYDCMLQDPGKYNHTPRLFRLSAGSGPFEGEEQLYPARVAEGVAAMPFLQEDLYSAQQPALFLLDNRMEVYLWQGRQPEEERCTGSAKMRWDNERKCAMETALQYCQEKSSRRPPQAYLVTAGCEPLTFTNIFPYWQTDPDVGSKTEGSKNKVTLVKEELSKLSQRQYSLEELTGSPLPDGVDPLRLEDYLSDRDFKKLLEMSRVEFNALPNWKQKNLKKSKGLF; encoded by the exons ATGGATGCCGTCGACACCTTGCAGAGCTCCGCCCCGGAGACCAAAGCCGAACGGATCGCCCGCTACAAAGCCGAGCGCAGGCGGGAGCTGGCCGAGCGCTACGGCGCCCCTGACGAATCGGCCTCCAAGTACGTCCGCGGTCGGGAGAGGAAAATCGCAGAGTCCAAAGAAACGGCggccgaggaggaggaaaaacggGAGGACGGCGGGTCGGAGCCGACGGACGCCGGGAGAGGCCCCGAGAGGCCGGTCGATGGCAAAGccgatggcggcgcggacaaAAGCGCCTTCCTGAAGCGGGGCGCCCGTGAGGCTTCCCAAAGCGAACTTCAGCCTTCCGCGGAGACGTCGACCCATATGAG GCATGTGGGCGCCGATGACACGGACGAGTCCGAAG TCGAGCGCAAGACTTGGGACAGGCCGACTCCTACCGCCCAGATGTCGGAAAAG GATCGGCGGGATGCGAGCGGCGACCGAGTGAAGCGCCGGCAATCCCGCGACGGCGATGGATTGGAAAGCCCCAGCCG ccaaaaaatgcaagagGAAGACGCCGTCGAGGGGCCTTGGTCGCGGGAGCGGCGCGAAGGAACCAGG ACGCCCTCGCCACAGCGCCAGGACTCCGGACCGAGAGGCATCAAGGGAATCCTGAAGAAAAGCCGCTCCGCCAGCGTGGAGTCCGACCAAAGCGAGGCAGCGGCGCTCCCGCTGAGCGCCGTCACGCACGGCAGCCCCGAGAGCCGAGACGCCGACGAACGCCGGCGAGTCGACGACTCGTCTCCGGACGAGGTCGCGGACGAGGTCGCGGACGAGGGCGACTTTGGCGGCTCGGAGGAGATGCGCAGCCCCTCGCCGGACGAGAGCCCGGACGCGACGTCCTCGGTGTCGGAGGGGGACAGCTCGGACGGAAGCCGGGGCTCCTCCGCCAAACTGAG ACTGGCGGAGTTCAGCGGCGGGGACGGCCAAAAGAGGGAGTGGTCAAAGAAGCCCAAACCGTCGGAAGTGATTCAGACGTCGCTGGCCGATCGCTTCAGCCGCCTCCACCGTGCCGAGGACGCCTGGAAGAAAAAG AAGTCCAGCGTGGACGCGTCGCCCAAGATGTCGCTGGCTGAGAGGATGAAGATCCTCAAGGACAAAGAGGAGCAGTGGAAGAACAAGGGCAAAGGAGCCGCCAACGACTCGGTCCAGTTCACCGTCGCCGGACGCATGGCCAAGAAAG GTCTCGTGTCGGAAACGGTGAAGGGCGAGTCCCGTCTCGCTCCCGTGAAGAAGTCCAGCGCCGCCGCGCCCGCAAAGCCGCTGGAAG AAATCTCCAGTCGCGCCGACGTCAAGGTGGAAGGAGACAAAAGGCTGGACAAACTGGAGTCCTTCCTGGACAAACTTCACAGTCAAG GCGTCGGCAAGAGCGCCACGTCCACCATCCAAGTGACGGCGGAGGCTGAGAAGGAAGTGATGGCCTTGGACGACGACGAGACTTTCGGCAGCTTCTTCGCATCCGTCTCGCTCTCGGCCCCCCGGGACGCGGTGGTGACCCAGGAGGACCTGAGCCGCGTGCGGGCCGACGCGCCCAA GCTCACGTCGGCCGTGGCCCAGCACAGGCGCGCCGTGCGACCCTACAGGAAGTACCGAGGCTCCAGGAACCCTCTGAGAGCGCTGGCCGCCCGCAGCGACATCCGCCGGGCGTACACCGAGCAGAGGCTCAACATCGCCAACGTGGAGAGCAAGCGGATCCAAGTGGAGCGCA TGGCCAAACACTCCAACATGGCCGACGCGGCCTTGGCGGGCCTGGCCAGCAAGGAGAACTTCCGCAAGGTCAACCTGCGCAGCGTCAAGTCCACCGAGGTGGTGACCAACAACAGCGCGCTGCCCTTCAACAAGCTCATGCTCATCCGCATCAAAG GTCGGAGGCACGTGCAGGTGCGCCTGGTGGAGCCCACGTCCAAGTCCCTCAACAGCGGCGACTGCTTCCTTCTCATCACGCCCAAGCATTGCTTCGTGTGGAGCGGCGAGTTCGCCAACGTCATCGAGAAAGCCAAG GCGGCGGAGATGGCGGCCTTCGTCCAGGCCGAGCGGGACCTGGGTTGCAAAGCCTGCCAGGTGACGgtgctggaggagggcgtcAACGCCGACGGCAAGTCGGCCAAAGACTTCTGGAGTCTGCTGGGAGGAAGGAGCCCGTACGCAG GGGCGGGGGAGCCCGAGGAGGACGAGCTGTACGAGAGCGGCGTGCTGGACTCCAACGGGGTCTACGGCCTGCGGGGGGACAAACTGGTGCCTCACCAAGACGCCTGGGCCTCCATCCCAAGCGTCACCTTGCTCCATTCCAAGGAG GTTTTGGTTTTTGACTTTGGCGGCGAGGTGTACGTGTGGACCGGCAAGGACGTGCCTTTGGGAGACAGGAAGGTCGCGGTCAAGCTGGCCAAACAGCTCTACGCCGGCAGCTACGATTACAGCAGCTGCAGGGTCAACCCTTTGGACGCCTCCTGCGCAGACGGCCGCGTTCCGCA GCGAGGAGAGGGCCGCCCCAGCTGGACTCTGTTTGGCCGCCTGTCGGAGCACAACGAGACGTCGCTGTTCAGAGAGAAGTTCCTGGACTGGGCAGAGAGGGGCAAGGACGAGGCCGCCGTCGCGGAGGAGCTCAAG AGCCCGGTCCGCTCGGCGCCCGACCCGGACCTGCGGCCGTGCGACGCCGGCGCCCTGCTGCGCAACGAGCCGCCGCCGCTCAGCGCCTTCCTGGAGGGCGTGGACGTCCAGCGGGGCCGCGGGACGGTGAGGACGGAGGACGGCAGGCGGGCCGAGTTGTCCACGGTGGCCGTGGACGCCTGGCACATTAAGGAGTacggcgaggaggaggaggtgcccCCGGAGAGCCTGGGCCAGCTCCACCAAGGGGACGCCTACATCATCCGATGGAAGTACTCCATCACCGCGCTCG TGGGGAAGCGGCAGAAACCCGGAGAGCTGAGCGCCGGCCCCGCCGGCAGGGAGAGGACGGCTTGCTTTTTCTGGCAGGGCCTGCGCTCCGGCGTCGGCGAGAAGGGAACCTCGGCGCTCAAGACGGTGGAACTGGGCGGCTTCGGGGGCTCGCAG GTGCTCGTGAGTCAGGGGAAGGAGCCTCCGTGCTTCCTGCAGCTCTTCCAAGGTGGCCTGATCATCCACAAGGGCGGCCGAGACGACCCGCTCAACGGATGGG AAGGTTGGCGCTTGTTCTGCGTTCGCGGCGAAGCGGAGGCGGAGGCCACGCTGTTGGAGGTGGAGTGCCACGGCGCCAGCCTGCGCTCGCGGGCCGTCCTCGTCCTGCTGCACGCCCCACAAGCTCGTCTCTACGTCTGGCACGGCTGTAAAGCGCACGTCGGTGCCAGGCGGGTGGCCAAAAAGGCCGTGGAGCGGCTGAGCCAAGG GTGTCCTCCCGAGTTGGGCCtgagcggcggcgacggcggccgtGTGAAAGTtgaggaggtggaggaaggaAGTGAGCCTGCGGAATTCAAGAAGGTTCTTGGCTTGCAGGACAGGAAGTCGTACGACTGCATGCTTCAAG ACCCCGGCAAGTACAACCACACCCCTCGGCTGTTCCGGCTGAGCGCCGGCTCGGGTCCCTTCGAAGGCGAGGAGCAGCTGTACCCCGCCAGGGTGGCGGAGGGCGTCGCCGCCATGCCCTTCCTGCAGGAGGACCTTTACTCGGCGCAGCAGCCCG CTCTCTTCCTGCTGGACAACCGCATGGAGGTGTACCTGTGGCAGGGGCGGCAGCCCGAGGAGGAGCGCTGCACGGGCTCGGCAAAGATGCGCTGGGACAACGAGAGGAAGTGCGCCATGGAAACGGCGCTGCAGTACTGCCAAG AAAAGAGCTCTCGGCGCCCCCCGCAGGCGTATCTGGTCACGGCGGGCTGCGAGCCTCTCACTTTTACCAATATCTTCCCTTACTGGCAAACGGACCCCGACGTTGGCTCCAAG ACCGAGGGCTCCAAAAACAAAGTGACCTTAGTCAAGGAGGAGCTGTCCAAGCTCAGTCAGCGCCAGTACTCTCTCGAGGAGCTCACCGGGTCGCCCCTGCCCGACGGAGTGGACCCTCTCCGACTGGAGGATTATCTCTCCGACCGGGACTTCAAG AAACTCCTGGAGATGAGTCGGGTGGAGTTCAACGCCTTGCCAAACTGGAAGCAGAAGAACCTGAAGAAAAGCAAGGGtctcttctaa